The following coding sequences are from one Veillonella rodentium window:
- a CDS encoding glutamine--tRNA ligase/YqeY domain fusion protein, whose product MEHKDIEQSVAPEEVVSVNFIEAEINKDNENGRYGGRVLTRFPPEPNGYLHIGHAKSICLNFGLGKEYNGLTNLRFDDTNPTKEDVEYVNSIMDDVKWLGFDWNGDVRYASDYFGQMYEYAKKLITLGKAYVDDQTADEIRQTRGDFSTPGTNSPYRDRSVEENLALFEDMKNGKFKDGEKVLRAKIDMADPNIVMRDPVLYRIVNADHHRTGGEWKIYPMYDFAHPIEDAIERVTHSICTLEFEVHRPLYEWVLEDWDDTEIPRQIEFARLNVTKMVMSKRKLRALVEAGLVSGWDDPRMPTISGLRRRGYTPAAIRDFCDRIGVAKADSMVDIALLEFCIREDLKLKATRPMVVLDPVKVVITNYPEGQTEFVTIENNPENEELGTREVVFGREVYIERNDFMEEPVKKFFRLAPGKEVRLKGAYFVTCTDIVKDGDGNITKIHCTYDPETKSGSGCTRKVKGTLHWVEASSAVDIETRLYDYLLREDADDKDFLASFNHESLQVLHSKGEASLATTVLGDHFQFLRQGYFVTDKDSTSDHIVVNRIVGLRDSWAKQQKK is encoded by the coding sequence TTGGAACATAAAGATATTGAACAATCGGTAGCTCCGGAAGAAGTTGTATCAGTTAACTTTATCGAAGCTGAAATTAATAAGGATAATGAAAACGGTCGTTACGGCGGGCGTGTATTGACCCGTTTTCCGCCGGAGCCGAACGGATATCTGCATATAGGTCATGCAAAATCTATTTGCCTGAACTTCGGACTCGGTAAGGAATACAATGGGCTCACAAATTTGCGCTTTGACGATACAAATCCGACGAAGGAGGATGTGGAATACGTAAACTCCATTATGGATGATGTGAAGTGGCTCGGTTTTGATTGGAACGGGGATGTGCGTTATGCATCGGACTATTTCGGACAGATGTATGAATATGCCAAGAAATTAATCACGCTTGGCAAAGCTTATGTAGATGACCAGACGGCGGATGAAATTCGTCAAACGCGTGGTGATTTTTCCACGCCTGGTACGAACAGCCCTTATCGCGACCGTAGTGTTGAAGAGAATTTGGCTCTCTTTGAAGATATGAAAAACGGTAAATTTAAGGATGGTGAAAAGGTTTTACGTGCGAAAATCGACATGGCTGATCCCAATATCGTTATGCGCGATCCCGTTTTGTACCGCATCGTGAATGCGGACCATCATCGTACAGGCGGCGAATGGAAAATCTATCCTATGTATGACTTCGCTCATCCCATTGAGGATGCGATTGAACGCGTTACGCACTCCATTTGCACCTTGGAGTTTGAAGTTCATCGCCCGTTATATGAATGGGTTCTGGAGGACTGGGACGATACCGAAATTCCACGACAAATCGAATTCGCCCGGCTGAATGTTACCAAAATGGTTATGTCCAAACGTAAATTGCGCGCTCTCGTTGAGGCGGGGCTTGTGTCCGGCTGGGATGATCCCCGGATGCCGACCATTTCCGGATTGCGCCGTCGAGGATATACACCGGCTGCGATTCGCGATTTCTGCGATCGTATCGGCGTGGCTAAGGCGGACAGTATGGTAGATATTGCGCTTCTCGAATTCTGTATTCGCGAGGATTTGAAATTAAAAGCTACGCGCCCTATGGTGGTATTGGATCCTGTGAAAGTCGTCATTACGAACTATCCTGAGGGGCAAACCGAATTCGTGACCATAGAAAATAATCCTGAAAACGAAGAACTCGGTACCCGTGAGGTTGTATTCGGCCGTGAAGTTTACATCGAACGCAACGACTTTATGGAGGAACCGGTAAAAAAATTCTTCCGTTTGGCTCCCGGAAAAGAAGTACGTCTCAAAGGGGCTTATTTCGTGACTTGCACAGATATCGTGAAGGACGGGGATGGAAATATTACGAAAATTCACTGTACCTATGATCCTGAAACGAAGAGCGGTAGCGGTTGCACGCGCAAAGTAAAAGGCACGTTGCATTGGGTGGAAGCATCCTCTGCGGTGGATATTGAAACGCGTTTATATGACTATTTATTGCGTGAAGATGCGGATGATAAGGATTTCTTAGCAAGCTTTAACCATGAGTCGCTACAGGTTTTACATAGTAAAGGCGAGGCATCCTTAGCTACAACTGTGCTGGGAGATCACTTTCAATTCTTACGCCAAGGTTATTTTGTAACCGATAAAGATAGCACATCCGATCATATCGTGGTGAATCGTATCGTCGGTTTGCGTGACAGCTGGGCTAAGCAACAGAAGAAATAA
- a CDS encoding 2-hydroxyacid dehydrogenase: protein MERKPLVVVNGLVRKDAIAYLKEHVEVRQWTEKTVMPRETLKEWLVEADGLWSVRPLDVDADLIKNAPNLKVIAQAAVGYDNVKIDDLTAAGIPYGNTPGVLNETVAELAFTLIATASRRILENANFVKNGRWAQRPSNIKGFDLSRRTLGIIGMGAIGVSISRRARAFGMTVVYHNRHPRNDDKLYKTTYMELDELLATSDVVCVMAPLTDETYHMCDEAFFRKMKNTALFVNVGRGPIVDTEALINALETGEIDYAALDVTDPEPLPADHPLLCVENCLIVPHIGSYTDRTRYDMSILTADNIIAGVHKKPLKTCVNEEVNYKKSVLTEEIALEELKKVGVDLSDFD from the coding sequence ATGGAACGAAAACCTCTAGTAGTTGTAAACGGACTTGTTCGCAAAGATGCGATCGCATATTTAAAAGAGCATGTAGAGGTACGTCAATGGACTGAAAAGACGGTGATGCCTCGCGAGACGTTAAAAGAGTGGCTTGTCGAAGCCGATGGCTTATGGAGCGTTAGACCGCTCGATGTAGATGCTGATCTTATCAAAAATGCTCCGAATTTGAAGGTTATCGCACAAGCTGCGGTGGGTTATGATAATGTGAAAATCGATGATTTGACGGCGGCAGGGATTCCTTATGGTAATACACCGGGCGTTCTCAATGAAACGGTTGCTGAACTGGCTTTTACATTAATCGCTACTGCGAGTCGTCGGATTTTGGAGAATGCAAATTTTGTAAAAAACGGTCGATGGGCACAAAGACCGTCCAATATTAAGGGCTTCGATTTGAGTCGTCGTACCTTGGGAATCATCGGTATGGGGGCAATCGGGGTATCCATTTCACGGCGTGCACGCGCATTTGGCATGACAGTTGTGTATCATAATCGTCATCCGCGTAATGATGATAAATTATATAAAACGACTTATATGGAACTCGATGAGCTGTTAGCGACCAGTGACGTGGTTTGTGTTATGGCTCCTCTTACTGATGAAACATACCATATGTGCGATGAAGCATTTTTCAGGAAAATGAAAAATACCGCATTGTTCGTGAATGTGGGGCGTGGGCCTATCGTTGATACGGAAGCCTTGATCAATGCTCTTGAAACGGGTGAAATCGATTATGCGGCCCTTGATGTAACAGATCCTGAACCATTGCCGGCAGATCATCCGCTGCTATGTGTAGAAAATTGTTTGATCGTGCCGCATATAGGTTCCTATACAGACAGAACTCGTTATGATATGTCTATTCTGACGGCGGATAATATCATCGCCGGAGTTCATAAGAAACCGCTTAAAACATGTGTCAACGAAGAAGTGAATTACAAGAAATCTGTTTTGACAGAGGAAATCGCCTTGGAGGAATTGAAAAAAGTCGGCGTTGATTTGAGCGATTTCGATTAA
- the mscL gene encoding large conductance mechanosensitive channel protein MscL produces the protein MKEFLNDFKAFAFKGNMMDLAIGMIIGAAFTALVNSVVNNLFMPVLSVFTGGIDFSNLYLPLSTGSKDAFMAGADIATARAAGSVLPYGTFITDLIQFLILAFVVFLMVRGLAKMMKSAKEEDVAEAPATKECQYCKSEINIDAVKCPNCTADLK, from the coding sequence ATGAAAGAATTTTTAAACGATTTTAAAGCCTTTGCGTTCAAAGGTAACATGATGGACCTAGCTATAGGTATGATTATTGGTGCTGCTTTCACAGCATTGGTTAATTCTGTTGTAAACAATTTGTTTATGCCTGTCCTCAGCGTGTTCACAGGCGGTATTGATTTCAGCAATTTATATTTGCCATTGAGCACAGGTTCTAAAGATGCGTTCATGGCCGGTGCTGATATCGCTACGGCGCGTGCAGCCGGTTCCGTTTTGCCATACGGTACATTTATCACTGATTTGATTCAGTTCCTAATCTTGGCATTTGTTGTATTCTTGATGGTTCGCGGATTGGCTAAAATGATGAAATCCGCAAAAGAAGAGGACGTTGCTGAAGCTCCTGCAACGAAAGAATGTCAATATTGTAAATCTGAAATCAATATTGATGCAGTTAAATGTCCTAACTGTACTGCAGATTTGAAATAA
- a CDS encoding ATP-dependent nuclease codes for MYIRWMHIENYRNLADVVLSFHNDINYFVGENAVGKSNFLDLLEIIMECRGFGEGDFTDVNKPIRIDLELSLSELNHIYPLGGIEAEIIKKAKAASTASDMKGADRKSKTSSNGSSLNSINDDALSSELTYRVRLEQVVQEVYPRLYKVDDGQMEPMPLSMVRHALYVCHRDTSERELFSIPSSIYVELGHLLQSYVSKLEVPDRNIQHEINSLREDLDPYCMLNVQHLIEVLSTSATVERKYSADNVRLIMAVALKILAQIYMKVRSAAINLESLLVYDADGHRYLPIFISVDEPELHLSPYLQRAVLNYYRQIATNENEDFLGLIRELFQIDGLLGQLFVVTHSTDALVDDYRHIIRLYRDDQDMVCAACGVTFNFPKEVEKHLIMHFPEAKEALYSRCIIIVEGETEYGSFAGFGKRLGVDFDYFGICLINARGESSISKLQKLFHKFAIPTVALYDRDVEGKYAKGNGNVFYTDEICFEMDFVAHLLELRKRSVMDAIIRDIIDEGRPMVTKDMARRGYAKLGITKSQIVQRCLSNISDRKIDDLHIYYFSWFYANKGVIVGRRISQFLDASLIPPAFIAVVERAKTLSLGLA; via the coding sequence ATGTACATACGATGGATGCATATCGAAAACTATCGGAATTTGGCGGATGTGGTACTAAGCTTTCATAATGATATAAATTATTTTGTCGGTGAGAATGCCGTTGGAAAATCAAATTTTCTGGATCTTCTGGAAATTATCATGGAGTGTCGGGGCTTCGGTGAAGGCGATTTTACAGACGTAAATAAACCGATTCGTATAGATCTTGAATTATCCCTGTCGGAATTAAATCATATATATCCGTTAGGCGGAATAGAGGCGGAGATTATAAAGAAGGCTAAAGCCGCATCTACCGCGTCGGATATGAAGGGAGCGGACAGGAAGAGTAAAACCTCAAGTAACGGCTCGAGTTTAAATAGTATTAATGATGATGCATTATCTTCGGAGTTGACATATCGGGTGCGGTTGGAGCAGGTTGTGCAGGAAGTATACCCTAGGTTATATAAAGTTGATGACGGACAGATGGAGCCGATGCCGCTCTCCATGGTTCGTCATGCACTTTACGTATGTCATCGAGATACTTCGGAGAGGGAGCTGTTTTCGATTCCTTCCTCAATTTATGTTGAGCTGGGGCATCTTTTACAGAGTTATGTGTCTAAACTGGAGGTGCCTGACCGTAATATACAGCATGAAATCAACAGTTTACGGGAGGATCTGGATCCATATTGCATGTTGAATGTGCAGCATCTCATCGAGGTATTGTCCACATCGGCTACAGTGGAACGAAAATACTCCGCTGATAATGTGCGTCTTATCATGGCGGTAGCATTGAAAATTCTCGCTCAGATTTATATGAAGGTTCGCAGTGCTGCTATTAACTTGGAATCTCTGCTCGTATATGATGCGGATGGGCATCGATACTTACCTATCTTTATCAGTGTGGATGAGCCGGAACTTCATTTAAGTCCTTACCTGCAGCGTGCCGTGCTTAACTATTATCGTCAAATTGCGACCAATGAGAATGAAGACTTTCTCGGACTTATTCGGGAATTGTTTCAGATTGACGGTCTGTTGGGGCAACTTTTCGTGGTAACTCATAGTACGGATGCTCTTGTCGATGATTATCGCCATATTATTCGTCTGTATCGGGATGATCAGGATATGGTCTGTGCCGCTTGCGGCGTTACCTTTAACTTTCCGAAGGAAGTGGAGAAGCATCTGATTATGCATTTTCCTGAAGCGAAGGAAGCTCTTTATTCCCGATGTATCATTATTGTAGAAGGCGAGACGGAATATGGCAGTTTTGCAGGTTTTGGCAAGCGTTTGGGTGTGGATTTTGATTATTTTGGCATATGTCTTATCAATGCGCGCGGTGAATCCTCCATCAGCAAATTGCAAAAGCTGTTTCATAAATTTGCCATACCGACTGTGGCATTATACGATCGCGATGTGGAAGGAAAATATGCGAAAGGTAATGGAAATGTTTTTTACACCGATGAAATCTGCTTTGAAATGGATTTTGTAGCTCATTTACTGGAGTTGCGTAAACGATCCGTTATGGATGCCATTATCAGGGATATTATAGATGAAGGACGTCCGATGGTGACGAAGGATATGGCACGGCGCGGCTATGCGAAACTGGGGATTACAAAGAGTCAAATTGTACAACGCTGTCTGTCCAATATTTCAGATCGTAAAATAGATGACCTTCATATCTATTATTTCTCCTGGTTCTATGCGAATAAGGGGGTTATTGTAGGTCGTCGTATCAGTCAATTCCTGGATGCATCTTTAATCCCGCCCGCTTTCATAGCCGTCGTGGAGCGTGCAAAGACTTTATCGTTAGGATTGGCATAG
- a CDS encoding DMT family transporter → MAKKGLIYALLSALLFSTMNVFVKLLGTNIPPGEIAFARGLFGTVAVLIIMYVKGIRFSKEDRGLLVMRGLYGGFGMVCNFIALVHMKLSDATILFQTTGIFVFIFSALFLKESIPKGAGKWLCLILFAVIVMVNPFSYDSFSWYALVAILGAALAAAAYTTIRTISKRGQHSNFEIMAYFLITSMFAGFIATDQFVMPQGYDWLIIAIIGGISVVAQFCLTGAFVTTNAVVAQFLQYVGVFISSFYGFLFFSESLSVSTVCAGVAMFIASVMLTRLKEQSSVGSGKVIEEKNK, encoded by the coding sequence ATGGCTAAAAAGGGCCTTATATATGCTTTATTATCCGCACTTTTATTCAGCACGATGAATGTATTTGTAAAATTGCTGGGTACTAATATTCCGCCCGGGGAGATTGCCTTTGCCCGCGGGCTCTTCGGGACCGTTGCGGTACTTATCATCATGTATGTTAAGGGTATCCGATTTTCAAAGGAGGATCGGGGACTCCTTGTCATGCGCGGTCTATACGGCGGTTTTGGTATGGTATGTAATTTCATCGCTTTGGTGCACATGAAATTGTCCGATGCGACAATCCTGTTTCAGACGACGGGAATATTTGTTTTTATCTTTAGTGCTCTGTTTCTGAAAGAATCGATACCGAAAGGCGCCGGTAAATGGCTCTGTCTGATTCTGTTCGCCGTTATAGTCATGGTGAACCCGTTCAGCTATGATTCGTTTTCGTGGTATGCACTGGTGGCCATTTTAGGCGCTGCGTTGGCTGCGGCCGCTTATACGACGATACGAACCATCAGCAAGCGTGGACAGCACAGCAATTTTGAAATCATGGCGTACTTTCTGATTACCAGCATGTTTGCCGGCTTTATAGCGACTGATCAATTCGTGATGCCTCAAGGATATGACTGGCTTATTATCGCTATTATCGGCGGCATATCGGTGGTCGCTCAGTTCTGCCTGACCGGTGCATTTGTTACCACCAATGCGGTGGTGGCACAATTTTTGCAATACGTAGGCGTCTTCATCAGTTCGTTTTACGGATTTCTTTTCTTTTCTGAAAGTTTATCCGTATCGACGGTCTGTGCCGGCGTCGCCATGTTTATCGCGTCCGTTATGCTGACGCGTTTAAAGGAACAAAGTTCTGTGGGGAGCGGCAAGGTTATAGAGGAAAAAAACAAATAA
- the thrC gene encoding threonine synthase — MNYTSTRGTVAVNETYALLHGLAEDGGLYVPSLFPVNCLTYDDVKDKSYQEVAAVVLAKLFPCFSEAHLKDMIHSAYSDANFNTRDIAPLHSLLGKVSVLELFHGRTQAFKDMALSLFPYLLVAAKEAEGEQKEVLILTATSGDTGKAALEGFKDVPGTHIQVFYPTDGVSPMQAEQMQKQEGANVNVTAIRGNFDDAQQFLKRLFVDKETAREVAEKGVMFSSANSINIGRLAPQVVYYVNAYAELVAQGAIHEDEAFNVVVPTGNFGNILAAYYAKKMGIPIGKLICASNQNNVLTEFFETGTYDMNRPFYTTISPSMDILESSNFERFLYYISGEDCERTAGWMKDLKATGKLSVNEEEFKRVKATFSGAYVDDEETKAIIEQVYNSYGYVMDPHTAVAMGAYMKELEKHPEDGARHTIIASTAHPFKFPTAICEALDIKAGATPYESLHNISAVTGVGFPKQLEALQSKALRFTKAIDKENMKQEILDFVDTFSK, encoded by the coding sequence ATGAATTATACTAGCACCCGCGGTACAGTTGCGGTAAATGAAACCTATGCGTTGTTACATGGCTTGGCAGAGGACGGAGGCTTATATGTGCCTTCTTTATTCCCTGTTAACTGCTTGACATACGATGATGTGAAAGATAAAAGCTATCAAGAGGTAGCGGCTGTTGTATTGGCGAAACTATTTCCGTGCTTCTCCGAAGCTCATTTGAAGGATATGATTCATTCCGCCTACAGCGATGCGAATTTCAACACACGAGATATTGCGCCGCTTCATTCCCTATTGGGAAAAGTATCCGTACTGGAACTGTTCCATGGACGTACGCAAGCCTTCAAAGACATGGCGTTGTCTCTTTTCCCATATCTGTTGGTAGCTGCAAAAGAAGCGGAAGGTGAACAGAAGGAAGTACTCATCTTGACCGCCACATCCGGTGATACGGGCAAAGCGGCATTGGAAGGTTTTAAAGATGTGCCGGGTACTCATATTCAAGTATTCTATCCGACGGACGGTGTCAGCCCTATGCAGGCGGAACAGATGCAGAAACAGGAGGGGGCAAATGTCAATGTGACGGCTATTCGTGGTAATTTTGATGATGCTCAGCAATTCTTAAAGCGCTTATTCGTAGATAAAGAGACGGCACGAGAGGTGGCGGAAAAGGGCGTTATGTTCTCCAGCGCTAACTCCATCAATATCGGGCGTTTGGCGCCGCAGGTGGTGTATTATGTCAATGCCTATGCTGAACTTGTGGCGCAAGGCGCAATCCATGAGGATGAAGCGTTTAATGTCGTGGTACCGACCGGTAATTTCGGTAATATTCTGGCTGCATATTATGCGAAAAAAATGGGGATTCCTATCGGTAAATTAATCTGCGCATCCAATCAGAATAATGTGCTCACCGAATTCTTTGAAACCGGCACATATGATATGAATCGTCCGTTCTATACGACTATTTCTCCGTCGATGGATATTCTTGAATCCTCGAACTTTGAACGTTTCTTATACTATATTTCCGGCGAGGATTGTGAAAGAACGGCGGGGTGGATGAAAGATCTTAAAGCGACGGGTAAATTATCTGTTAACGAAGAGGAATTCAAACGGGTTAAGGCGACTTTTTCCGGCGCTTATGTAGATGACGAAGAAACGAAGGCGATTATCGAACAGGTTTATAACTCCTATGGTTATGTGATGGATCCGCATACGGCCGTAGCTATGGGTGCATACATGAAGGAATTGGAAAAACATCCTGAAGACGGTGCTCGCCATACGATTATCGCGTCCACGGCGCATCCGTTCAAATTCCCTACAGCGATTTGTGAGGCTTTGGATATCAAGGCGGGGGCGACTCCGTATGAAAGCTTGCATAATATCTCCGCTGTGACAGGCGTGGGATTCCCTAAACAACTGGAGGCGTTACAGTCTAAAGCATTACGCTTTACAAAAGCGATTGATAAAGAGAATATGAAACAGGAGATTTTAGATTTTGTAGATACATTCTCTAAATAA
- the moaA gene encoding GTP 3',8-cyclase MoaA produces the protein MKDAWGRTIEYVRLSLTDACNFCCPYCRPSEITPQSQTQLLSVDEWMFILGAFYRIGVKAVRLTGGEPLLYPHIENLLSRIKSSGWFEDISMTTNGSLLASRAQKLRKLGLHRVNISLDSLESDAFAVCVGKEGQLDSVLNGIRSAIDANFKSVKINTVLSRHWSDDEVRSLLQYVEKWPVVWRFIEYMPFQGDAFHGPTFDEWKSQLERVVGGALVEAHSVYGFGPATYFSLPSGKNIGFIFSMSHSYCDSCNRVRLTSDGQMRLCLLRDDEADLVSLVRNGISEAALADHIERALQRKQERHGGITMEQPERPMWRIGG, from the coding sequence ATGAAAGACGCATGGGGCCGTACCATTGAATATGTACGTCTGTCGCTGACAGATGCGTGTAATTTTTGTTGTCCCTATTGCCGGCCATCAGAGATTACGCCTCAAAGTCAAACTCAGTTGTTATCGGTCGATGAATGGATGTTTATTCTCGGTGCTTTTTATCGAATCGGTGTGAAAGCGGTACGCCTTACCGGCGGAGAACCGCTATTATACCCTCACATTGAGAACTTGTTGAGTCGAATTAAAAGCAGTGGTTGGTTTGAAGATATCTCCATGACCACCAATGGCAGTTTGCTGGCTTCACGGGCACAGAAGTTGAGAAAACTCGGATTACATCGTGTCAATATCAGTTTGGATTCCTTGGAAAGTGACGCATTTGCCGTTTGTGTAGGCAAAGAAGGGCAGTTGGATTCCGTTCTGAACGGTATCCGAAGTGCTATAGATGCAAACTTTAAATCCGTTAAAATTAATACCGTATTGTCCCGGCACTGGTCGGATGATGAAGTCCGATCTTTATTACAGTATGTTGAAAAATGGCCTGTTGTATGGCGTTTTATCGAATATATGCCGTTTCAGGGGGATGCTTTTCATGGACCGACATTTGATGAGTGGAAGTCCCAGCTAGAACGCGTTGTCGGAGGCGCTCTTGTAGAGGCGCATTCTGTATACGGCTTCGGCCCGGCTACGTATTTCAGCTTGCCGAGCGGTAAAAATATAGGATTTATATTTTCTATGTCCCATAGCTATTGCGATTCCTGCAACCGTGTACGCCTTACATCGGACGGGCAAATGAGACTCTGCCTCCTGCGTGATGACGAAGCTGATTTGGTGTCCCTTGTGCGCAACGGTATTTCGGAAGCAGCACTGGCGGATCACATCGAACGAGCTTTACAACGTAAACAGGAACGCCATGGCGGTATTACTATGGAACAGCCGGAGCGCCCTATGTGGCGCATTGGAGGGTAG
- a CDS encoding MOSC domain-containing protein codes for MAEGKIIAISISERKGQKKHNIESANLIVDHGMEGDAHAGNWHRQISLLGIASIDHMREQGADVHPGDFAENITVEGMVLYELAVGTHLKLGDETVLEVTQIGKECHQGCEIMKQVGSCIMPTQGIFGKVLKNGTIRVGDDVSIIK; via the coding sequence ATGGCAGAAGGAAAAATTATTGCTATCTCTATCAGTGAGAGAAAAGGGCAAAAGAAACACAATATCGAATCGGCGAATCTCATCGTGGATCATGGTATGGAAGGGGATGCACATGCGGGAAACTGGCATCGTCAAATCAGTTTACTCGGCATCGCCAGCATCGATCATATGCGTGAACAAGGGGCGGATGTACACCCCGGAGATTTTGCGGAAAATATTACCGTTGAAGGCATGGTCCTCTATGAATTGGCTGTAGGAACGCATCTTAAGCTTGGTGACGAGACTGTGTTGGAGGTTACTCAAATCGGTAAGGAATGTCATCAAGGCTGTGAAATCATGAAACAGGTCGGTTCCTGTATTATGCCCACACAGGGGATTTTTGGGAAGGTACTTAAAAACGGTACGATTCGCGTCGGTGATGATGTATCGATTATTAAATAA
- a CDS encoding nucleobase:cation symporter-2 family protein — MTEHEQINTVDTMLPIPKLFAFGLQHVLAMYAGAVAVPIIVAQAMNLPMEDLIRLITADLFTCGIATLIQTLGFGNVGGRIPMIQGVTFASVGPMAMIGAQHGMPAIYGAIILAGLFTFLVAPFFSRFIRLFPPVVTGTIITLIGINLMPVAINWMGGGAGSPDFGSYTNIGLGFITFLIVVFVYKFATGFLGNLSVLIGLIAGTAIAFAMGVASFEEVGRSQWVAFIEPFYFGLPTFDWASVISMIVVMLVVMVETTGDSIAIGEIVDKKIGRKELASIIRADGVSTVIGGVLNSFPYTAFAQNVGLIAVTGVKSRFVVATSGIILILLGMFPKLAAVVASIPNAVLGGAGIAMFGMIIASGIRSLGKVSFDGNHNLMLVAISIGVAMIPIAAPTFYMNFPAWAQIILQSGITFGSITAILLNLLLNGVNHGDEFQTMGRR; from the coding sequence ATGACGGAGCATGAACAAATCAATACAGTGGATACCATGTTGCCGATTCCGAAGCTGTTTGCTTTTGGGCTGCAACATGTGTTGGCTATGTACGCTGGTGCCGTGGCGGTGCCGATTATTGTTGCACAGGCGATGAATTTGCCCATGGAGGATTTAATTCGGCTTATTACCGCTGACTTGTTTACCTGCGGCATTGCAACACTGATCCAAACGTTAGGCTTTGGGAATGTAGGGGGACGTATTCCCATGATTCAAGGTGTCACCTTTGCTTCTGTCGGTCCTATGGCCATGATCGGTGCACAGCACGGTATGCCGGCCATTTATGGAGCTATCATCTTAGCGGGGCTATTTACATTTCTGGTTGCGCCATTCTTTAGCCGTTTCATTCGTCTATTTCCTCCTGTTGTGACCGGGACCATTATCACCCTTATCGGTATTAACTTGATGCCTGTGGCCATTAACTGGATGGGGGGCGGCGCGGGTAGCCCTGATTTCGGTAGTTATACCAACATTGGCCTCGGCTTTATTACGTTTTTGATCGTAGTATTTGTGTATAAGTTTGCTACAGGCTTTCTCGGGAATCTGTCTGTATTAATCGGACTGATTGCAGGTACTGCGATTGCCTTTGCGATGGGCGTAGCAAGTTTTGAAGAAGTAGGACGGTCCCAATGGGTGGCGTTTATTGAACCTTTTTATTTCGGATTACCTACTTTTGACTGGGCTTCTGTGATTTCGATGATTGTCGTTATGCTCGTGGTCATGGTTGAAACAACCGGCGATAGTATTGCAATCGGTGAAATCGTAGATAAAAAGATCGGTCGAAAAGAGTTGGCCTCCATTATTCGGGCTGACGGCGTTTCAACAGTGATCGGCGGCGTTCTAAACAGCTTTCCTTATACGGCATTTGCTCAAAATGTAGGCCTTATTGCCGTAACAGGTGTTAAAAGCCGATTTGTAGTCGCTACATCCGGTATTATTCTAATCCTATTAGGTATGTTCCCTAAATTGGCGGCCGTTGTTGCCAGTATTCCGAATGCGGTGCTCGGAGGTGCCGGTATTGCGATGTTCGGTATGATTATCGCCAGCGGCATACGATCTCTTGGTAAGGTCAGCTTTGATGGCAATCACAATTTGATGCTCGTTGCCATCAGTATCGGTGTAGCCATGATTCCAATTGCGGCTCCGACATTTTATATGAATTTCCCTGCATGGGCGCAAATTATTTTACAATCCGGTATTACCTTCGGCAGCATTACAGCTATCTTATTGAATTTATTGCTCAATGGAGTTAATCACGGTGATGAGTTCCAGACAATGGGGCGTCGGTAA
- a CDS encoding cyclodeaminase/cyclohydrolase family protein codes for MKLVEQSVIDFVGATASKEPTPGGGAIAALTAATGAALAEMVANLTVNKKGYEDVQSDMEYLRVQAEAVRERMLVLAQADADVFNVFMNALGLPKGTDEEKAERTAAIQKAYKDAAKVPFEIGNVAAKIFELAELAVRKGNQNLITDGIIAAINARAAVKAAFLNVRINLSGIKDTAYVTELESQMERIESNLDAKEAAIVDLYK; via the coding sequence ATGAAATTAGTGGAGCAAAGTGTTATTGATTTCGTGGGTGCTACGGCATCTAAGGAACCGACACCCGGCGGTGGTGCGATTGCGGCTCTAACGGCTGCAACCGGTGCAGCATTGGCTGAAATGGTGGCTAATTTGACAGTTAATAAAAAAGGCTACGAAGATGTGCAGTCGGATATGGAATATCTGCGCGTTCAAGCCGAGGCGGTACGTGAACGCATGCTCGTTTTAGCACAGGCCGATGCGGATGTATTTAATGTATTTATGAATGCCTTGGGCTTACCGAAAGGTACGGATGAAGAAAAGGCTGAACGGACGGCAGCGATTCAAAAAGCGTATAAGGATGCGGCTAAGGTTCCCTTTGAAATCGGAAATGTGGCGGCCAAGATTTTTGAGCTTGCGGAACTTGCGGTGCGTAAGGGAAATCAGAATCTTATTACCGACGGTATTATCGCGGCTATCAATGCACGGGCTGCGGTAAAGGCGGCATTTCTTAATGTGCGGATTAATTTGTCGGGCATCAAAGATACAGCTTATGTGACTGAATTAGAGTCACAGATGGAACGTATTGAATCGAATCTCGATGCGAAAGAAGCTGCTATTGTGGATTTATATAAATAG